Genomic window (Lycium barbarum isolate Lr01 chromosome 2, ASM1917538v2, whole genome shotgun sequence):
TTGTTTTCTTTTCATTAAAGTGATACAAAATAAAAAGGAATTTTATACTACGCTTCAGTCTAGCAAAGCTCACAAGAAAAGATTATCGTAGTATTTATTTCTTACAATTTTAGTCAATATGCAGTGTATAATTACTGTATAATATATGTGTAGTCAGGGTTATACACTTATTAAATACTTACTATACACTTGTTATATATTGAGATGTGACGAATACAAAATGTTATGCTTGGCGGGTGAAAATATTTTTAGCAGGCTGACTGGAAATGTTAAGATCTTTATAAAAAATTGGAGGCAATAGTCACTCGTTTACTGCAATATCAACTAACCTTATAGAAATTGGTAATggtaataaaataatataatggaCTAGCCATCTTGTCTACAAATGTGATGGGAATTGAAATTTCACAGGCATGGATGTAGACTGTGGGGATTACTTGAGGAAATACACAAAATCAGCAGTTATGCAGAAAAAAGTTTCAGAAGTTAATATAGACAGGGCTCTTCACAATCTTTTCTCCATAAGAATGAGGTTAGGACTATTCAATGGGAACCCCCAAAAACAGCTCTTCGGAAACATTAGTCCTAGTGTTGTTTGTGCTCAACAACACCAAGAACTAGCCCTTGAAGCTGCAAGAAGTGGCATTGTCTTGCTCAAGAACAGTGGCAAGCTTCTTCCACTTTCCAAGGCGAAAACGAATTCCCTTGCTGTCATTGGTCCTAATGCCAACAGTGCTTATGTCCTTCGTGGGAACTACGACGGTCCTCCTTGCAAATTCATCGAAATTCTCAAGGCATTTGAGGGTTATGTGAAGACGGTTCAATACCACCAGGGGTGCAATGCGGTTAACTGCACATCTGCTTACATTGATCAAGCTGTCAACACTGCAAAGAACGCAGATTACGTCGTTTTGGTCATGGGGTTGGATCAAGGTCAAGAGAGGGAACAATTTGATCGCGATGACTTGGTGCTCCCGGGGCAGCAAGAAAATCTCATTACTAGTGTTGCTAAAGCTGCAAAGAAGCCTGTTATATTGGTGCTTCTATCTGGAGGTCCTGTCGATGTTTCTTTCGCgaaatacaacaacaaaataGGAAGCATTTTGTGGGCTGGATATCCTGGTGAAGCTGGAGGAATTGCTTTAGCAGAAATCATATTTGGTGAACATAATCCTGGTAAGACTTGATCgcttctttatttttttcccttCCCCAAAATATGCTTGATTTTAATAATAACGGCTTTTCTTAAAGGGATTTTTACATTGCATAGCCGCCCACCAAAATAATAGccggaaaatatatatatatatatatatatatatatatatatatattgtatattaaTGTAttcacatataatatacatattttatacataactaGTGTATATTTGGCTAGCGGTTATACTTATTTTGGCGAGCAGCTAAATGTGTAACTTTTCTTTCTTATGTCACTTGTGCAGGGGGTAAATTACCTGTTACTTGGTATCCTCAAGACTTTGTCAAAATACCAATGACAGACATGAGGATGAGACCTGATCCAAAAACAGGTTACCCCGGTAGAACATATCGATTCTACAAAGGTCCCAAAGTTTACGAGTTTGGATATGGTCTTAGCTACACAACTTATTCATATGAGTTCAGCTCTGTCACTCCAAAAACAGTCCAGCTAAATCAATTATCAACTGCAAAGATAGTTCAAGGTTCGGATTCAATCCGTTACACGTCCGTGGATGAAATGGGAAGCGACAACTGTGAGAAGGCGAAATTCTCAGCTCAAGTTAGTGTCAAAAACTCAGGGGAAATGGATGGTAAGCATCCAGTACTACTTTTTGTAAAGCAGGACAAAGCACAAAATTCAAGTCCTATCAAACAGTTAGTTGGATTCCAAAGTGTGAGCTTGAAGGCAGGAGAAAATTCTCAACTTGGGTTTGAGATCAGTCCTTGTGAACATCTTAGCAGTGCTAATGAGGATGGATTAATGATGATAGAAGAAGGATCTCGTTACCTTGTCGTTGGCAATGCAGAGCACCCTATTAACATCATGATCTGAAACCAAAAAATTTGGTTGCAAaagttattattattttgaaTTGAATTTCAACAATCCTCTCTAAATACCTACAGTAGTGGCAATGTTGCAGCAACAGCTAAAAAGAGATATCAAGATGAATTTGAGCCATTAATCTCTGTTGATTTTTTTTCAGATATCTATtttattttctcctttttttcaaGAATCAGAAAGTTTGAGAGAAATTCAAGTACCAACCACAAGGATTACCTGATTTTAACCACAAGGATTACCTGATTTTAGTTTTAGACATTTACACAGCAGTTTC
Coding sequences:
- the LOC132627459 gene encoding probable beta-D-xylosidase 7; the protein is MKLHILALISTTTLLCLTLIPTTDSTQPPFSCDSSLPQTKSLKFCQTALPISVRVKDLVSRLTLDEKISQLVNSAPAVPRLGIPAYEWWSESLHGVGSAGRGIFFNGSIGGATSFPQVILTAASFDENLWYRIGQVIGKEARAVYNAGQAVGMTFWAPNINIFRDPRWGRGQETPGEDPSMTGKYAIRYVRGVQGDSFNGGQLKKGHLQASACCKHFTAYDLDQWKNLDRFSFNAIVTLQDMADTFQPPFQDCIQKAQASGIMCSYNSVNGIPSCANYNLLTKTARQQWGFHGYITSDCDAVQVMHDNHKYGKKPEDAVAFALKAGMDVDCGDYLRKYTKSAVMQKKVSEVNIDRALHNLFSIRMRLGLFNGNPQKQLFGNISPSVVCAQQHQELALEAARSGIVLLKNSGKLLPLSKAKTNSLAVIGPNANSAYVLRGNYDGPPCKFIEILKAFEGYVKTVQYHQGCNAVNCTSAYIDQAVNTAKNADYVVLVMGLDQGQEREQFDRDDLVLPGQQENLITSVAKAAKKPVILVLLSGGPVDVSFAKYNNKIGSILWAGYPGEAGGIALAEIIFGEHNPGGKLPVTWYPQDFVKIPMTDMRMRPDPKTGYPGRTYRFYKGPKVYEFGYGLSYTTYSYEFSSVTPKTVQLNQLSTAKIVQGSDSIRYTSVDEMGSDNCEKAKFSAQVSVKNSGEMDGKHPVLLFVKQDKAQNSSPIKQLVGFQSVSLKAGENSQLGFEISPCEHLSSANEDGLMMIEEGSRYLVVGNAEHPINIMI